Proteins from one Aulosira sp. FACHB-615 genomic window:
- a CDS encoding response regulator → MNTILIIEDEPQVRENILEILQFSNFETLAAPNGKIGLEIAQTQLPDLIICDIMMPELDGYSVLSALRQNEATINIPLIFVTAKAERSDFRVGMDFGADDYLTKPFTPEELLNAIAVRLNKKAMVDRQSQAKLDELRMNIIHSLPHEINTPLNGIIGMTQLLIEHSDMIDESEEIEIVESIYTSANRLHRLAQRFLLYSNLELVARNPEKVRQIQEELDNCLSKTVISEICFQKVKAASREKDLKLGLTESLLKLPQEKLHILVEELIDNALKFSLPSNEVQVLSQVNGDKYQLDVIDHGQGMTSEEIEKIGALIQFNRKLYEQQGSGLGLAIVQHIVKLYQGEFFIHSTPGQGTKISVTLPCL, encoded by the coding sequence ATGAACACAATTTTGATTATAGAAGACGAACCCCAAGTTCGAGAAAATATTCTGGAAATTTTACAATTTTCCAACTTTGAAACCTTGGCAGCACCCAATGGCAAAATAGGATTAGAAATTGCTCAGACACAATTACCCGATTTAATTATCTGCGACATTATGATGCCTGAGTTAGATGGCTATAGTGTGCTATCGGCGCTGCGTCAAAATGAAGCAACGATTAATATCCCTTTAATATTTGTGACGGCAAAAGCAGAACGTTCAGATTTTCGTGTAGGAATGGATTTTGGTGCTGATGACTATTTAACTAAGCCCTTTACTCCCGAAGAACTGCTGAATGCAATTGCCGTCCGGCTGAACAAAAAAGCTATGGTTGATCGCCAATCGCAAGCCAAGCTAGATGAGTTACGGATGAATATTATCCACTCATTACCCCATGAAATTAATACGCCTTTAAATGGCATTATTGGGATGACTCAATTGTTAATTGAGCATTCAGATATGATTGATGAATCTGAAGAAATTGAAATTGTCGAATCGATTTACACATCAGCTAATCGGTTGCATAGACTAGCACAAAGGTTTTTACTCTATAGTAATTTGGAACTAGTCGCCAGAAACCCAGAAAAGGTGCGACAAATTCAAGAAGAATTAGATAACTGCTTGAGTAAAACAGTAATTAGTGAGATTTGCTTTCAGAAAGTGAAAGCAGCAAGTAGAGAAAAAGATTTAAAGTTAGGATTAACCGAATCTCTGCTAAAATTACCGCAAGAAAAATTGCATATTCTGGTTGAAGAACTAATAGATAATGCTTTGAAATTTTCGCTCCCCAGTAATGAAGTGCAAGTCTTGAGCCAAGTAAATGGTGATAAATATCAATTAGATGTCATTGATCATGGTCAAGGTATGACATCTGAAGAAATCGAAAAAATTGGGGCATTAATTCAATTTAATCGCAAGTTATATGAACAACAAGGTTCTGGTTTAGGATTAGCGATTGTGCAGCATATCGTGAAATTGTATCAAGGTGAATTTTTCATTCATAGTACTCCCGGTCAAGGCACTAAGATTAGTGTTACTTTACCTTGTTTATGA
- a CDS encoding response regulator transcription factor, producing the protein MTKKILVIEDEVQICSNIQQILGLSDFQTISANNGIDGLSLAKSDKPDLICCDIMMPDLDGYGVLKALREDPETDSIPVILLTAKVERSDLRYGMELGADDYITKPFSPEELLKAIEMRLARVVKPTLMKQKYEKERQQNIKLKQEIQVSQQKLEETKQLADMRNDVLEKLLQDLSNPLSNINMAVHMLKQVQSDNDRDRYLKILQEEYDREIMLLNEMKNLQALLTPENAKILQKFNLLHHSK; encoded by the coding sequence ATGACCAAAAAAATATTAGTGATTGAAGATGAAGTTCAAATCTGCTCGAACATTCAGCAGATTTTAGGTTTATCGGATTTTCAGACTATTAGTGCGAATAATGGCATCGATGGATTAAGCCTAGCTAAATCAGACAAACCAGATTTGATATGTTGTGACATTATGATGCCTGATTTAGATGGTTATGGCGTACTTAAAGCCTTACGTGAAGACCCGGAAACTGATTCTATCCCGGTAATTTTGCTGACAGCAAAAGTTGAGCGTAGTGATTTACGTTATGGCATGGAATTAGGAGCAGATGATTACATCACAAAACCTTTTTCACCAGAAGAACTGTTGAAGGCAATTGAGATGAGATTAGCACGGGTAGTAAAACCTACCTTGATGAAACAAAAGTATGAAAAAGAACGTCAACAAAATATCAAACTCAAACAAGAAATTCAAGTTAGCCAGCAAAAGTTAGAAGAAACTAAGCAGTTGGCTGATATGCGGAATGATGTTTTAGAAAAGCTGTTGCAAGATTTAAGTAATCCGCTTTCTAATATTAATATGGCGGTGCATATGCTCAAGCAGGTGCAATCAGATAATGACCGCGATCGCTACTTGAAGATTTTACAAGAAGAGTATGACCGGGAAATAATGCTTTTAAATGAAATGAAAAATTTACAAGCATTATTAACTCCAGAAAATGCCAAAATTTTGCAAAAGTTTAATTTACTTCATCACAGTAAATAA
- a CDS encoding PAS domain S-box protein, producing the protein MLLNYHSPDNIHQTIVRQPLTVHPKMRLLDVIALINEAQANFRDAPSKNNSASNNFTKDINNIASQVASCVLVVDDSQLVGILTQRDLIKMAAERKNLEGISVAEVMTTELVTLKIEDFKDVFTALNLLRKHRICHLPIIGEQEELIGLVTPTSLLAVTIQQAGLYNYARVKLAERQRIEAELRLERNFISTIFNLTDALVVVLDSQGRIVRFNQTCEQATGYAFEAAQGKSVWNVLMLPDITECLKNLFQNLATREFPQRYEAILINQDGDRRLISWSNKVLLNNDDQIHYIVCTGIDITESRQAQEELQQAKEQLQTVLDAVPGFVSWVSTDGYYLGVNRHLAESFNLTADNFVGQELGFLQNSPQFTEFMHDFLHRQDVADSSVVDTQINGFTRKYLVIAQKYQQNTAAVAVGIDITERKQAEIALAESEAMLRSVLKSTPSMVRVVNAEGKISFINQTTPHLSWEEVVGTSIDDYVLPEDSEIQRSALEKVFAQGEVVSYETRALDRQTNLQYCHSQIGPIWHNQQVTGAVIITNDITDRKQTEIALQRAQEALQQLNRDLEARVEQRTLALQESEAELRAIFNQAAVGIKLETLDGQLLKVNQKLCELLGYSQVELMNKTFKDLTYADDIAHHQKNLAKLISGEIETFSIEKRCLHKNGHPIWINLTVSLIRDVVGKPLYSVGIVKDIRNQKQAEEDLKRQFAAVEAAIDGIAILSGNVYTYLNQAHVEMFGYTNPEELIGKSWSEIYEPQEVQRFENEIFPTLMQQKHWRGETIAKRKDGSYFAEEVSLTISEQGDLICVCRDISDRKKAEADICKALAKEKELSELKSRFISMTSHEFRTPLAVIASSAGILKSFSHKLEEQQKQKHLQCIQTYVQHTTQLLDDILLINKAEAGKLAFEPNYLDLVNFCHTLVEEIQLSSPEHHLVFCHPPQNSQLDGESVMAYMDKKLLRQILSNLLSNAVKYSPNNSRIQIDLLIQNQNAVFLIQDEGIGISPEEHQNLFEPFFRASNVGNVPGTGLGLAIVHKCVDLHQGRITIASQVGFGTTFRVELPLVVKSVN; encoded by the coding sequence ATGCTTCTCAACTATCACAGCCCCGATAATATACACCAGACTATCGTCCGTCAGCCGCTAACGGTTCATCCCAAGATGCGGCTTCTGGATGTGATTGCTCTCATAAATGAAGCACAAGCTAATTTTCGGGATGCGCCTAGCAAAAATAATTCTGCATCAAACAACTTCACTAAAGATATTAATAATATTGCATCTCAAGTTGCTAGTTGTGTTTTAGTGGTTGATGACTCGCAGTTAGTCGGGATTCTCACCCAGCGAGACTTAATTAAAATGGCAGCCGAAAGAAAGAATCTAGAAGGTATCAGTGTTGCTGAAGTGATGACAACAGAGTTAGTAACGCTGAAGATAGAAGATTTTAAAGATGTTTTTACAGCGTTAAATTTACTGAGAAAACATCGGATTTGTCATCTACCAATTATCGGGGAGCAAGAGGAATTGATTGGATTAGTGACACCTACGAGTCTACTGGCAGTTACTATTCAACAAGCTGGACTATATAATTATGCGCGAGTCAAGCTTGCCGAACGCCAACGCATTGAGGCTGAGTTGCGTTTAGAGCGTAATTTTATTTCGACAATTTTTAATCTGACAGATGCTTTAGTAGTTGTCTTAGATAGTCAAGGAAGAATTGTCCGCTTTAATCAGACTTGCGAACAAGCTACAGGTTACGCATTTGAAGCGGCTCAAGGAAAATCTGTTTGGAATGTGCTGATGTTACCAGACATCACAGAATGTCTGAAAAATCTCTTTCAAAATTTGGCAACCAGAGAGTTTCCCCAACGTTATGAAGCTATTTTAATTAATCAGGATGGCGATCGCCGCTTAATTTCCTGGTCAAATAAAGTTTTACTCAATAATGATGACCAAATTCACTATATCGTCTGTACAGGGATAGACATCACCGAAAGTCGCCAAGCCCAAGAAGAACTGCAACAAGCCAAAGAACAATTACAAACAGTCTTAGATGCAGTACCAGGGTTTGTATCTTGGGTAAGTACGGATGGCTATTATTTAGGGGTGAATCGTCATTTGGCGGAAAGTTTCAACTTAACAGCCGATAATTTTGTGGGACAAGAATTGGGTTTTCTGCAAAATAGCCCCCAATTTACAGAGTTTATGCACGACTTTCTACATCGACAAGATGTAGCTGATTCTAGTGTTGTCGATACCCAAATCAACGGGTTCACACGTAAATACTTAGTCATAGCGCAAAAATATCAACAAAACACGGCGGCGGTGGCTGTGGGAATTGACATTACAGAACGCAAGCAAGCAGAAATTGCCTTAGCAGAATCAGAAGCCATGTTGCGCTCTGTCTTGAAAAGTACACCTAGCATGGTACGAGTTGTTAATGCTGAAGGGAAAATTTCTTTTATTAACCAAACTACACCCCATCTATCCTGGGAGGAAGTTGTAGGTACAAGTATTGATGACTATGTATTACCAGAAGACTCGGAAATTCAACGTTCTGCTTTAGAGAAGGTTTTTGCCCAAGGAGAAGTTGTCAGCTACGAAACTCGTGCTTTAGACAGGCAAACAAATTTGCAATATTGTCACTCTCAGATTGGCCCCATTTGGCACAACCAACAAGTTACAGGTGCAGTAATTATTACCAACGATATTACAGATCGCAAGCAAACAGAAATTGCTTTACAACGAGCGCAAGAAGCACTGCAACAACTGAATCGAGATTTAGAAGCTAGGGTTGAGCAGCGCACTTTAGCATTACAAGAAAGTGAAGCTGAACTCAGAGCTATTTTTAATCAAGCTGCTGTAGGAATTAAACTAGAAACTTTAGATGGGCAGTTACTCAAGGTCAATCAAAAATTATGTGAACTGTTGGGTTATAGCCAAGTAGAACTGATGAATAAAACCTTTAAAGATTTGACTTATGCAGATGATATTGCCCATCATCAAAAAAACTTAGCAAAATTAATTTCAGGAGAAATAGAAACATTTTCCATAGAAAAGCGGTGTTTACATAAAAATGGTCATCCGATTTGGATTAATCTCACAGTTTCTCTAATTCGAGATGTGGTTGGTAAACCACTTTATTCGGTGGGAATAGTGAAAGATATTCGGAATCAAAAACAAGCCGAAGAAGATTTAAAACGTCAATTTGCCGCAGTTGAAGCAGCTATAGATGGAATTGCAATTTTAAGTGGTAATGTCTACACTTATCTGAATCAAGCTCATGTTGAGATGTTTGGCTATACTAATCCAGAAGAACTGATTGGTAAGAGTTGGTCAGAAATTTACGAGCCACAAGAAGTTCAACGTTTTGAAAACGAAATTTTTCCCACTTTAATGCAGCAGAAACATTGGCGAGGGGAGACGATCGCCAAACGTAAAGATGGTAGTTATTTTGCTGAGGAAGTATCCTTAACTATTTCCGAACAAGGTGATTTAATTTGTGTCTGTCGGGATATTAGCGATCGCAAAAAAGCAGAAGCAGATATTTGCAAAGCATTAGCCAAAGAAAAAGAACTCAGCGAGTTAAAATCTCGGTTTATTTCCATGACCTCCCATGAGTTCCGCACTCCTTTAGCTGTCATTGCTTCTTCGGCTGGTATTTTAAAAAGCTTCAGCCATAAACTGGAGGAACAACAAAAACAAAAACATCTCCAGTGCATTCAAACCTATGTACAGCACACTACTCAACTTTTAGATGATATTTTGCTAATTAATAAAGCTGAAGCAGGTAAATTAGCTTTTGAGCCAAATTATCTTGATTTAGTCAATTTCTGTCATACCTTAGTCGAAGAAATTCAACTGAGTTCTCCTGAACATCATTTAGTTTTTTGTCATCCGCCTCAAAATAGCCAGCTAGATGGTGAGTCAGTCATGGCTTATATGGATAAAAAACTCCTGCGACAAATCTTAAGCAACTTGCTTTCTAACGCAGTCAAATACTCACCAAATAACAGTCGTATTCAAATTGATTTATTAATTCAAAATCAAAATGCTGTTTTTCTCATTCAAGATGAAGGTATTGGCATTTCTCCCGAAGAACATCAAAACTTGTTTGAGCCATTTTTCCGAGCTAGTAATGTGGGGAATGTCCCCGGTACAGGATTGGGTTTGGCAATCGTTCATAAGTGTGTAGACCTACATCAAGGCAGAATTACCATCGCCAGTCAAGTCGGCTTTGGGACAACATTTAGAGTGGAATTACCCTTGGTGGTTAAATCAGTAAATTAA
- a CDS encoding PAS domain S-box protein, which translates to MSDRSALTIFLIDDSAVDRYVYRQYLQHDRLQSYEILEFETATQAMLWCEQQTPDVILLDYLLPDEDGLEFLQQLRQKLQNRQSAVIMLTGAGDEMIAVNAMKYGAQDYLVKNHFTPKALHNAIHHAVERIHLTRKLEQIQEQQQLIATIALRIRQSLQLSEILSTTATEVRQFLQADRVLVYQFESDMSGNIVAESVLPGWTIALGRQIQDTCFQQGGGRDYHQGTKRAVDNIYQAGLTKCHLHLLEQFEVKAYLVVPILVKEQLWGLLIAQQCSNFRHWQAVELDLLDQLGVQIAIAIQQASAYEQLKTELAERRRAESALKASEEKLKLTLNFTGIGYWEWNPITNQIVASQNAIHGVINSINDLLLTLEEWLSYVHPEDRQWVEQKLRQAIATQNDYAVEYRVIWQDRSIHWVSVKGRGIYNKTGQLLRMLGVLTDITERKHSEAERQQSEMLRMELNLLEQILEVSLAGYWDWDIPNNQEYLSPTFKQMFGYADHELPNTPETWQRLIFPEDLASSLEMFQQHVQSHGKIPYHSELRYQHKDGSTVWVICSGRVIAWDQEGNPLRMIGCHVDITQRKQIEAQLIAVNRLQQAILDGSDYAIIFNNCNGIQTFNKAAQTMLGYTADEVINQIKPTVFHDPEELQQRAVELSAKLGREIAPGTEFFMTVTQNGNTYENEWTYIRKDGTRFPVFLSIKTLLDIEGNNIGFLGIAKDITEQKQIEAALKESQRRYETLTEAAPVAIFRLDTTGQCLYVNDYWSKLTGRPTSEAIALGWLESLHPEDRDCLWMQLSQGLWQIRQEGRYLHPDGSITWFYLQLLAESNPFGNIISYIGTFTDITERKQAEEALKESESRYAHLTEAAPVGIFRMDAAGQCIYVNDRWSEMTGRPTQSALGLGWLAAIHPEDRDRLKQEWELTFDQETVDFREYYESEGRHLRPDGSISWFYVQGVPEIDSNGSVSGYIGTLTDISDRRQAEEALQDSEHRYATLAKAAPVAIFRLDAAGNCVYINDRWSEMTGRPTSAGLGTGWLDAIHPEDSDRILQKWFAADLAPNELFDNEGRHLLPDGSVKWFHCYVLAETNANGEVIGYIGTLTDITSRKQTEEQLHHLSERLTLALQSGKFGIWEYDFAEAKQIWDDQMYELYGLSPGEFSGTYDAWLNFLYPEDWDYMLASIQQAIDGKQEYDVEFRIIQPSGAIRFLKGYGILKRDAQGEPVRVIGVNFDITDHKQAEQELIRNRDLREAIFNESADAIFLVDWSTLLTLDCNRRAVELFEAANKTELININGQALQRQPFTAQETQAIMAEMECQGVWSREIEYVTLKGNIFWGNTAAKPITVAGRTMNIVRITDISDRKQAQEALAKYAHEVEDLYNNAPCGYHSLDQEGLFIKVNETELQWLGYSRAEMIGQPLVNFFTADSRLAFEQNYPRFKQQGWAKDLEYEMVCKDGTILPVLINATAVKDADGNYLYNRATLFDISDRKQAEEELRQTNKQLVNTNIELARATRLKDEFLANMSHELRTPLNAILGMSEGLQESVFGSLNERQVKAIATIERSGRHLLELINDILDLSKIESGKLELQLSDVSVRSLCDASLTFVKQMALKKNIRLNTCIDGNIDSIQVDERRLRQVLINLLSNAVKFTPEGGSVTIEVRQETTEITSATNNAHLYFHVIDTGIGIAPEEIGKLFQPFVQLDSSLNRHYNGTGLGLALVQRIVNLHGGTVSVSSKVGEGSCFTVRVPSHSSEHIVTTPIITAPLPSHSWPVENAQVLIIEDSVAAADQITRYFQEMGIQPITYPQGEGAVEEVLRVQPALVILDLQLPNLSGWDVLHQLKTHPQTQNIPVIIFSVVDERLKGLAQGAFEYLVKPITREQLQSTIGKLRNSSAAAEQNLNLAPAATLANPVILLVEDNQANIDTMSGYLASRGYDLIFAHNGQQAIDLVTIHRPDLIVMDIQMPGMDGLEAMRRIRGDQQFMNIPMIALTALAMPGDRETCLAAGANEYLTKPVKLKQLVATIQTLLGRS; encoded by the coding sequence ATGAGCGATCGCTCTGCCCTAACTATCTTCTTAATTGATGATTCTGCTGTAGATCGTTATGTCTATCGTCAGTATTTACAGCACGACAGATTGCAGTCTTATGAAATTTTAGAATTTGAGACGGCAACACAAGCGATGCTCTGGTGTGAGCAACAAACACCAGATGTAATTTTGCTGGATTATTTATTGCCAGATGAAGATGGACTAGAGTTTTTGCAACAGTTGAGACAAAAGCTTCAGAATCGGCAATCTGCTGTGATTATGCTCACAGGGGCTGGCGATGAAATGATCGCCGTTAACGCGATGAAATATGGCGCTCAAGATTACTTGGTGAAAAATCATTTCACGCCCAAAGCCTTACACAATGCCATTCATCATGCAGTAGAACGAATACATCTGACTCGCAAGTTAGAACAAATTCAGGAACAACAACAACTGATTGCCACGATCGCTTTACGCATTCGCCAATCTCTCCAACTCTCAGAAATTCTCAGTACCACAGCCACAGAAGTACGGCAATTTTTACAGGCAGACCGAGTACTGGTTTATCAATTTGAGTCGGATATGAGTGGCAATATTGTAGCCGAGTCAGTGCTACCTGGCTGGACAATCGCTTTAGGAAGGCAAATTCAAGATACCTGCTTTCAACAGGGTGGAGGGCGTGATTATCACCAAGGCACAAAAAGAGCCGTCGATAATATTTATCAAGCCGGTTTAACCAAATGTCATTTACATCTTTTAGAACAATTTGAAGTCAAAGCTTATCTCGTAGTCCCAATTTTGGTCAAAGAGCAATTATGGGGATTATTAATTGCTCAACAATGCAGCAATTTTCGCCACTGGCAAGCGGTAGAGTTGGACTTGTTAGATCAATTAGGGGTGCAAATTGCGATCGCCATTCAACAAGCCAGTGCTTATGAACAATTAAAAACAGAACTAGCAGAACGAAGACGTGCCGAATCAGCCTTAAAAGCCAGTGAAGAGAAACTCAAGCTGACCTTAAATTTTACGGGGATTGGCTATTGGGAGTGGAATCCCATTACTAATCAAATCGTTGCCAGCCAAAACGCTATTCACGGAGTTATCAATAGTATCAATGATTTACTATTGACTTTAGAAGAATGGTTGAGTTATGTACATCCAGAAGATCGGCAATGGGTGGAACAGAAATTGAGACAGGCGATCGCCACCCAAAACGATTATGCTGTGGAATACCGCGTGATTTGGCAAGATAGGAGCATTCACTGGGTATCCGTGAAGGGTAGGGGAATCTATAACAAGACTGGACAACTGCTCAGAATGCTAGGCGTGTTGACAGACATTACTGAACGCAAACACTCAGAAGCAGAACGGCAGCAATCAGAAATGCTGCGAATGGAATTAAATCTCCTAGAACAAATTCTCGAAGTTAGTCTAGCAGGTTATTGGGACTGGGATATTCCCAACAATCAAGAGTACCTCAGCCCCACCTTCAAGCAAATGTTTGGCTACGCAGATCATGAATTGCCCAACACGCCAGAAACATGGCAAAGGCTGATTTTTCCAGAAGATTTAGCCAGTTCCCTAGAAATGTTCCAGCAGCATGTTCAAAGTCATGGCAAAATCCCTTATCACAGTGAGTTACGATATCAACATAAAGATGGTTCTACTGTGTGGGTCATTTGTTCTGGGCGCGTCATTGCCTGGGATCAAGAAGGTAATCCCCTGCGAATGATTGGTTGTCATGTTGACATTACCCAACGTAAACAAATCGAAGCCCAATTAATTGCCGTCAATCGCTTGCAACAAGCCATTTTAGATGGCAGCGACTATGCAATTATTTTCAATAACTGCAATGGTATCCAAACCTTTAACAAAGCTGCTCAAACAATGTTGGGCTACACAGCAGATGAAGTGATCAATCAAATCAAGCCCACTGTGTTTCATGATCCAGAAGAACTCCAACAACGAGCAGTAGAGCTTTCTGCAAAACTAGGGAGAGAAATTGCCCCAGGGACAGAATTTTTTATGACTGTCACTCAAAATGGCAATACCTATGAAAATGAATGGACTTACATTCGCAAAGATGGGACTCGCTTCCCTGTATTTTTGTCAATAAAAACCTTGCTCGATATAGAAGGTAATAACATCGGATTTTTAGGGATTGCCAAAGACATTACCGAGCAGAAACAAATTGAAGCCGCCCTCAAAGAAAGCCAACGTCGTTATGAAACTTTAACAGAAGCTGCGCCAGTGGCAATTTTCCGGCTGGATACCACTGGTCAATGTCTTTACGTGAATGATTACTGGAGCAAGCTCACAGGTAGACCAACATCAGAGGCGATAGCACTGGGTTGGTTAGAAAGTTTACATCCCGAAGACCGCGATTGTTTGTGGATGCAGTTATCCCAGGGACTTTGGCAAATTCGCCAAGAAGGTAGATATTTACATCCAGATGGCAGTATCACTTGGTTTTACTTGCAACTCCTCGCAGAAAGTAATCCTTTCGGCAATATTATTAGTTACATTGGCACTTTTACCGACATCACTGAACGCAAACAAGCAGAAGAAGCACTCAAAGAAAGCGAAAGTCGTTATGCCCATTTAACAGAAGCTGCGCCTGTGGGGATTTTCCGCATGGATGCTGCTGGTCAATGTATTTATGTCAACGATCGCTGGAGCGAAATGACTGGTAGACCAACACAGTCTGCATTAGGTCTGGGGTGGTTAGCAGCAATTCACCCAGAAGACCGCGATCGCTTAAAGCAAGAATGGGAACTTACATTTGATCAGGAAACTGTTGACTTCCGAGAATACTATGAAAGTGAAGGTAGACATCTGCGCCCAGATGGTAGTATTAGCTGGTTTTATGTCCAGGGAGTACCCGAAATTGATAGTAACGGCAGTGTTAGTGGCTACATCGGCACATTAACAGATATTAGCGATCGCCGTCAGGCAGAAGAAGCCCTACAAGATAGTGAACACCGTTATGCTACCCTAGCTAAAGCCGCGCCTGTGGCTATTTTTCGACTAGATGCCGCAGGTAATTGTGTCTACATTAATGATCGCTGGAGTGAAATGACAGGTAGACCCACATCAGCCGGATTAGGAACTGGTTGGTTAGATGCTATACACCCAGAAGATAGCGATCGCATTCTCCAGAAATGGTTTGCGGCAGATTTAGCACCAAACGAACTGTTTGACAACGAAGGTAGACATCTGCTTCCCGATGGTAGTGTGAAGTGGTTTCACTGCTATGTGTTAGCCGAGACTAACGCCAATGGAGAAGTAATTGGTTATATCGGCACACTCACAGATATTACCAGTCGCAAACAAACCGAAGAACAACTGCATCACCTCTCAGAAAGACTGACTTTAGCACTGCAATCAGGGAAATTTGGGATTTGGGAATATGATTTTGCCGAAGCAAAACAAATTTGGGATGACCAAATGTATGAACTGTATGGGTTGAGTCCAGGGGAGTTTAGTGGTACTTATGATGCTTGGTTGAACTTCTTGTACCCAGAAGATTGGGATTATATGTTGGCAAGTATCCAGCAAGCGATTGACGGTAAGCAAGAATATGATGTTGAGTTTCGGATCATTCAACCCAGTGGAGCAATTCGCTTCCTCAAAGGCTATGGTATTCTCAAGCGTGACGCGCAAGGTGAACCTGTACGAGTGATTGGCGTAAACTTTGACATCACCGATCACAAACAAGCAGAACAAGAACTGATTCGCAACCGAGATTTGCGGGAAGCAATTTTTAACGAATCAGCCGATGCAATTTTCTTAGTTGATTGGTCTACTCTACTCACCTTAGATTGTAATCGTCGGGCTGTAGAACTATTTGAAGCAGCAAACAAAACTGAATTAATTAATATTAATGGTCAGGCACTCCAGCGCCAACCATTCACTGCCCAGGAAACCCAGGCAATTATGGCAGAAATGGAGTGTCAAGGAGTCTGGAGCCGCGAAATTGAATATGTAACCTTAAAAGGCAATATTTTTTGGGGAAACACTGCCGCCAAACCAATTACTGTCGCCGGACGTACTATGAATATAGTGCGGATAACTGACATTAGCGATCGCAAACAAGCCCAAGAAGCCCTGGCGAAATATGCCCATGAAGTTGAAGATTTATATAATAATGCTCCTTGTGGCTATCATTCCCTAGATCAAGAAGGTCTGTTTATTAAAGTCAACGAAACAGAATTGCAATGGTTGGGCTACAGTCGTGCAGAAATGATTGGTCAACCATTAGTCAACTTTTTCACCGCCGATAGTCGCTTGGCCTTTGAGCAGAACTATCCTCGCTTCAAACAGCAGGGCTGGGCTAAAGACTTAGAGTATGAAATGGTGTGTAAAGATGGCACAATCTTGCCAGTATTGATTAACGCTACGGCGGTGAAAGATGCTGATGGTAATTATTTATATAACCGCGCCACTTTATTTGATATTAGCGATCGCAAACAAGCCGAAGAAGAACTCCGACAAACCAATAAGCAACTGGTGAACACAAATATCGAACTGGCTCGCGCCACTCGACTCAAAGACGAATTTTTGGCAAACATGAGCCATGAATTACGGACACCACTGAATGCAATTTTAGGGATGTCAGAGGGTTTGCAAGAAAGTGTGTTTGGCTCACTCAATGAACGCCAAGTCAAAGCGATCGCCACCATTGAACGCAGTGGTAGACATTTACTTGAACTCATCAATGACATCCTCGACTTATCAAAAATTGAGTCTGGCAAGCTGGAATTGCAATTAAGTGATGTTTCTGTCAGAAGTTTGTGTGATGCAAGTCTCACCTTTGTCAAACAAATGGCGTTAAAAAAGAATATCCGCCTCAATACTTGTATTGATGGCAACATCGACAGTATCCAAGTAGATGAGCGCCGTCTACGTCAAGTACTGATCAACCTACTAAGCAACGCTGTCAAATTCACCCCAGAAGGAGGTTCTGTCACCATCGAAGTCCGGCAGGAAACAACAGAAATCACTTCAGCCACCAATAATGCCCATCTGTACTTTCATGTGATTGATACGGGTATTGGCATTGCCCCAGAAGAAATCGGTAAATTGTTTCAGCCCTTCGTTCAGCTTGACAGTAGCCTGAACCGCCACTACAATGGCACCGGTTTAGGTTTGGCACTGGTACAGCGCATTGTCAATCTGCATGGGGGAACAGTCTCAGTTAGCAGTAAAGTTGGCGAAGGAAGTTGTTTTACTGTCCGCGTTCCCAGTCATAGCAGTGAGCATATAGTTACAACACCAATCATTACTGCTCCCTTACCCAGCCATAGCTGGCCTGTGGAAAATGCTCAGGTTTTGATTATCGAAGATTCTGTCGCAGCAGCAGATCAAATTACTCGCTACTTCCAGGAAATGGGAATCCAACCCATTACCTATCCTCAAGGCGAAGGAGCCGTAGAAGAAGTGCTACGGGTGCAACCTGCCTTAGTCATTTTGGATTTGCAACTACCTAACCTATCGGGTTGGGATGTGCTTCATCAACTCAAGACTCATCCCCAAACTCAAAATATTCCTGTGATTATCTTTTCTGTCGTTGATGAGCGTCTTAAAGGACTAGCTCAGGGCGCATTTGAATATTTAGTGAAACCGATTACCCGCGAGCAACTCCAGTCTACTATTGGCAAGCTGCGAAATTCTTCGGCTGCGGCAGAGCAGAATCTCAATTTAGCACCTGCGGCAACTTTAGCTAATCCAGTGATTTTGTTAGTAGAAGATAATCAAGCAAATATTGATACGATGTCTGGTTATCTGGCAAGTCGAGGCTATGATTTGATATTTGCCCACAATGGACAACAAGCTATTGATTTGGTGACAATTCATCGCCCAGACTTAATTGTGATGGATATTCAAATGCCGGGAATGGATGGCTTAGAGGCTATGCGTCGCATCCGTGGTGATCAGCAGTTTATGAATATCCCGATGATTGCCCTGACAGCTTTAGCTATGCCGGGCGATCGCGAAACTTGTTTAGCTGCTGGTGCTAACGAATATTTAACCAAACCCGTAAAACTTAAACAACTGGTAGCCACCATTCAAACACTTTTAGGAAGATCGTAA